The region GTCGGTAATGGTTCGTTACCGTTGGAATTTTGACTGACTCGCTTTCAATTAGGTGACGACTTTGAATTCACCAAAGTGCATAATTGCATGAGCCATCACTTCGTTTTTCTGAAATACAATTTCACCCCCAAAAGTTTACTTTCGGAATGCATgatccctttcaacacaattacagtttcttttataatacactgcagtttcctttctaacacaattacaatatcatttcgatataactacagtttcattggacaatatacaccaaaaaatgtgaaactgttattcagtatcagtttatatacactgcaatttcctttcaacacaattgcaattccttttcggtataactgcagtttcatcgatattataaaaacaaatgtgagacaccatcttttgagatgaactgtagtataaGTTACAGAGCTCCGTTACGACTAACGGCAGCCCTAACTGAAATCTatctatttattaaattttcattaattgTGCATACCCTAAATATATGTCATGCTATAAATCACATgtgaattaactttttttttttttatatgatagACTAGGTATTCAATcatgatattttaatttgacaacTAGCTAGAGCATCACTTTATGTGAAATTTATCATGCTTAACAAATTTCATCATTATCCTTAGTGGTTTTATAATGAGCTTTTGTTGTATAGAGCCATAGAGGTATTCATAAATAATTTTGGCATATTTTGTGTAGGACTAcctaacaaattaaagttttcaaaGTACTTTCTAATACATTAATGGGGCTTTTGGTTTATAATGGAATATTAGATTATTGAGAATATTAGATTTTTGTGTTTTGATTAAAATTGAggtatgtaatataaatatgtttggttgaagagtaatttttatgttataatagttattttactttaataatCTTAAcctatttttatgtatttcaataaattttaaagttaaaaataaataaataagacaatGGTAAAATGTATAAgtaaatgatttaaaaataattaactaaaagtTTGAGTTTGAGAAACATTGTTATTTGTTAGTCTTGAGGGGTGAGAAAAACTAATGGGTTAAAATGACAaacttagtaaaaaaaaaaaacaataaaaaaataaaagaatgtgAAAATACTTAATCAAGGGAAGATATCTCATATTATCTTCAAATAGCTGAAAATCTTATATGGACAGTTAAGTTatattccttaaaaaaaattagataactTAAACAAAATATGAGAATCTTATATATCAAACACCCCTTTAGATTTTATATACAATAATCTACATGACTAATGGTCTTTAAATTTTACCATGGACGACCAtaatctctcttgcattgttgatCTTATTTCAAAACAATATTCgaattatgtatttgtaattaacatattatgtatatataaataactgaaggtacataatatttctaaacaatttaattaatctttttGTTAAATACAACTATCGAGGATAAAAAAGACAACTAGTAGTGTCTAGAAAGTCATagcttttttattattattattattattatcacgaTTTGAATAACTATGATTGTAGGTGACTATAATCGTTTTTGAACTTCAAGGTCTAGGTCTGAATCTTGAGAACCATTGCTATTTCTTTGTAGACATTGTCACATTGACAtgttcattttatatattaatgaattcaactgtttttttttttttttgaatactattgaccatgttacatgtagtatctgtgtttatactttctcaacctactgaaacccaacaaagtcaacattgtccccattgaggctcgaacccatgacctctcaCTGGGGAGAATCACAATGAATTCAACTGTTATTGCATTCAATTTTGTATTTTCAAATCTTAATGTTAACTACGATGCTTCTTTCTTTATATAAATTTGCAGTTATAGATGTTTATATGCATTTTCGACACTCATGATTGTCAACATAGTAGATTTCTATCTCGAAATGGACTAAGGCATCAATATGAACTCCAAGCTCTATTGCTTGGGAATAAATGCTTCCCTAGCTGCTTACCTTTTAAACTCGATCATTCGAAACAGCACAGACAAACCAAGGGTCTGGTGCCTATGATGTCATCGTCAAAGAACACTCGAATGGGCAAAACAAACCATGGCTATTTGAATTGGGAGACACCTAGTgggtatatttttaaaaaattaaaattaaaataaataacatttacatttgaGTTCCACacaaaatgtcacttttttgagatattatatatatatatatatatatagtaaattacacttttggtcctatgactataggaCTCCTGTTAATTGTaacacttgactttaaaaactaacaaattaatccattaattatgtttttttaacaGATTTGATCCTTCCGACCAGATCACCGGtcaaatgtcgccggaaaatcataatccaattttaattatttataagtgagggcaaaatggtcattttatgaggtcttcttcttccttgcacTTGCTCGCCGGCAACTATGTGAGGGCAATATGTTGATGCGTGGAATGATATGATGTAGAATCAGAAGCCAGTCGAGTAGAAATACCAGTCTCCAAAGCCAATCGAACAGAAGCAAATCTGCAAAGCCAGTCGAACAGATCGCCGGCCGGCCCCATGGACCTCCGTCTTCTCCTCCGACGACCTCTGTTCCTTCCGGCAGGGTAGAGCATCGAGGGCAAGGGTGGCAACTGGAGCAGTGGCGAAGCTCCGGCGTGAGGCGGTGATTCGATGAAGCATGAGTTTTTTGTTCAGATCTGACACTGGTTTTGGTTCAGATCACTGTGGTGCATCACTGGTTTTGGTTCAGATCTGTGTGTCTCCATGAACGGTGCTGGTGGGAAGCTCCACTGAGTGAGCTCCGGTTGCCATGAACGGGACGGCGGCGGATTTCTGGATTGAGTGATTTTGTAGGATTTTTGGATTGAGTGATTTTGTAGCACACCCCAGAAACCTTGTTGAAATATCTAACCAATTTCATCTTCCTCGCCACTGTTTTCCTCTTGGATTTCAAGCTAATTTATTTCTTCAGATCGGAAAATGGATTGTCATCATCGTCAATTTTGTCAATGACTTGTTGGATGAACTTATAGTCAAATTGAAGATGATTGATGTTTCTTAGAAGGGTGCTGCAAAATTTGGAAGAGCAAATTGATTATCAATTCGTTACTTGCAAGTGTTGATTCCGCCGGATTTCGTTAATTGCAGGAATTGCATCGCCGAGTTGCCATTGCCATTGCAAGGAAGAAGAAGCTTGTAAAATGACCGTTTTACCCtcacttataaataattaaaattgggtTATTACTTTCCGGTCAAATTTGACAGGGCCGGGAAgaccaaatctgttaaaaaaagcatagttaatggactaatttgttagtttttaaagtcaagtgttgcaattaacaggagtcttatagtcataggaccaaaagtgcaatttactctctctatatatataatgtatctAATTTATATAATCAGATACTGCCTGCAAAGTGCAAACTTTCATAAGATTTTTGAGAAGATTTTGCAggtatgattaaaaaaaagaaaatgagaatggaggaaaaaaaaagaaaaaaaactaaacaaaaaactgaaaaaaatacatttacgCACCCAATGCGCACACTCGCTTGGGCGCGAGAACTACCCCTCACACACGTGAGGCACAGTGTCTTCTCCCCAGTGGCCAGTGTGGCCCACAAAACTTGCTAGAATCTCCCCCTTCAGGAGAAAAAACTCACCTAAATCTCACCCCTCACATTTGTTAaaaggtcacacttgtgtgagaccgtcttaccgATTCTTATTCATGAGTCGGGTCAGGTCAaaacaacatgcaaatgtcatacttatatgctcaaataaaATACTAATCAGGATACAATTTtggttacttataagagaaaaagtaatacatttttcatagataagtaatgttgacaagtgccccttacttataaagaaaaatataatacttttgaggaaaaaaatgtaatacttttaaattaaaatgtaaaagtattgtattttctctcaaaagtattacatttacccgtagtacaaaaattttatttctaattaatattatatttgagcatataagtataacatttgtattttgacccgatccgacccgaCGTACAGTGAGACAGTTGTTAAAAACTCTTTTCATAGATTTTATTATTCCAAAATCTCCCTAAAACCCACAAATGGGATGacctaataaataaataaataaaaaatcccGCGGTAGAGTTTTTTCATTTTGGTCCCCGCAAAGAAGCGAAATTGCGAAATTGACGAGAAAGAATACAAAAAATGGCTGCGTGGGTTTTTAAAGCCAACGGAACAGACATACTCCCAGGCTGCAAATGTgttttctttctctctcatcATATCCtctgttttcttcttccttctttctCCCACCCCAAAACTCAACCTGAACACCCCTCCCCTACAACAAAAACTACCAAATTTCgtcaaatcattttttttctatctGGAGCCGGACGTGTATCTATATATAGATGTATAAGACACTTGCGGATATATTTGGATAGAAATAATGGTGTCAAGATAGCGGTGTTCTAATCAGGCGAGTTATTGGGGCGGAACTTGTGAGTATAGAGGGTGTGTTATGGTTTGAATTTTGTGATTGTTTGGAGAAATAATGGAGTTTGCGCATTCAAACGTGGTCCAAACCGGAGGAGATTTGCAAGAGCCGAGTATAGATACGGATAAGTTGAGCTACGAGAtcttttccatccttgagagcAAATTTTTGTTTGGTTATGATGATCAGAAGGTTTGGATTCCTAAGACCATCACTCCCGCCGTTGAGCTCGGCAGAAACGAGGCGGTTTCCACGTCGCCGGCAGGGGATAGGGAAGACGACGGCGTGCAAGCTATCAAAAATCAGAGAGGGAAAATCTGCGTTCTGAGCATTGACGGCGGTGGAATGAGGAGCATCCTCTCCGGGAAAGCCCTAGGTTATTTGGAACAGGCGTTGAAGGAGAAATCGGGGAATCCGGATGCTAGAATCGCCGATTACTTCGACGTCGCCGCCGGCTCCGGCGTCGGCGGGATTTTCACGGCGATGCTGTTCGGGACGAAGGATCAAAACCGTCCGATTTTCACCGCCGATGATACGTGGAGGTTTTTGGCGGAGAATGGGAGGAAAATTTATTCGTCTAGAGGCTCTAGCTCTAATGGGATTTTCAGGCGACTTTTCAGCGGTGGTGGACCCGGTTCAGCCACGGccgctttggagaaggcaatgAGGGAGGCTTTTACGGTTTCGGATGGGAAAACGAAAACCGGCCGGAACTTGACGTTAAAGGACACATTAAAACCGGTTTTGATTCCGTGCTACGACCTGTCCAGTACGGCGCCGTTTCTGTTCTCCCGAGCCGACGCCCTCGAGACCGACAGCTTCGACTTCCGGCTCTGGGAGGTCTGCCGCGCCACGTCGTCTGAACCGGGAGTGTTCGACCCGGTTTGCATGCGGTCCGTGGACGGTTCGACCCGGTGCGTGGCGGTCGACGGCGGTTTAGCCATGTGTAACCCGACGGCGGCGGCGATTACACACGTGCTCCATAACAAACAGGAATTCCCCTTCGTTAGAGGAGTCGAAGACATTCTGGTCCTCTCAATCGGCACCGGTCAACTTCTAGAAGGCAGTTTCAAGTTCGAGCAAGTCAAGGGGTGGAAAGCCAAGGACTGGGCTCGGCCCATGGCCCGCATCTCCGGCGACTGCTCCGCCGAGCTGGTTGACCACGCCGTCGCCATGGCTTTCGGCCATTCCCGTAGCACCAATTACGTGCGCATTCAGGTACGTACGTGCGCCTTCTAACGTGCGCCGTAATCCttaatttttccctttttttttttttttttttttttttttttNttttttttcataaatcttcgcattatatattaaatggtTTTGGGATGTTTTGGTCACAATTTGCATGGGTCGACACTCAGACAGGCTGGGGAAGGGTGTCCGGCTGTCTGGGTATGGGTTGAATCTAACGTGCGCCGCACCGTGTTTTGTGCGGATGCAATTTAATTTTCTGCCAACTGAACACCACCACAACTGGTGTCTGATCAGAGTTTTCATGTATAGACAGTTCAGTTGGTTCTTGGTCGATCTCGTATCTATTGAGACACAATGTAGGGTCCAAGTGTCTTGTATGGACAGCTCAGTTGATTCTTGGACAGTCTATTGAGACAGTGTAGGGCCAAGTGTGGGGTTGTGGGGTGAGAGAATTTGGCCTTTTGTGTGCGCTGGAAAATTATGTGCAATCAATGTACTACAATTTGGATTTCAATGCCAAATTCTTGATCATggaacatgtttttttttatataggaTTTACTCTTTCTTTAGTTAATCAAGACTTAATATTGAGTAATTGTCCTGTTTTATAGAAAATGACAGCATAAAAGATTCATGTCTGTTGGCTTGTCATCACTAACAACTTTACAAGGCTTCATGTTTAAGAATTTAAGGTTGCAAAGTACGGGTTATGTTGCATTATTACTATAATGATTTAGGCACAAGTGCCATTGCCATTTTCAAAGAATAAGACCTTTTAATATAGTGTGTGATTCAGCCTTGTTTTTATACAAACACTTGGAGAAACCTATGGACTATTCTGGCAATTTACCTCTTTCGCTGAGGCTTTAGGGCAGGTGAGGTGTCCCCTTAATGGGAATGAAAGGACAGTCCATTTTCTGATGTTTGGTCATTCAATAAATGGGAATAGAATTGAGATTGATATCTGATGCAAGTTGTCAATTGTGTCTCCAAGGGCTTTTACTAGAGTATGTTAAAGTTCCATAATTGCATTAGTAGCAATGGGTGAATGGGTGATGGGgaaattatagaaaattaaagaTTGGGTTTACCGACAAACAGTTCCTTGACACAGAGAGGTGAGCTGGAAGGGGCAGGGGGGTCAGGGGTGGGTTGTTCCATGTTGTTTTACCATTCTGGTGTTTCACCTAAAACTGTTTGCTGAACTGTGGCTGTGGTTACTGTTCTGCTGTTCTATTATGGTCAATTTGGTCCTTCCATTGTCATTCATTGCAAAATTGTACATTGCAGTACTGATTGGACCTCTTAACTCCCTTATCCCTTGTTCTCATTTACTCTTTCCCAGGGCTATCTTTTTCTCTGTTTTTCTCCTTCATCGAGGGGAAAAGATATAGAAATGTGGAAACTGAGCTTTTTATGGAGTTCTCTTTCTCTAATTTTGAGTAGACCTTATAAGGCAAGTCAAAGAAATGAGCCATACAGTGATGATTGAGTACTTTCATAAGGAATTTTGAACAGTTCCAAGTTTGAATGATTGGCCCTTAGCTTCAGTGATTGCAGGTTGCAATTATAATATCCCAATCAGGAAACTATTTGCTTTGTTCTCAATGACACTGGATTAATTTTCAATGGAAGCTTGATAATTAAATGAACACTGCTTGTTCTAACACGCGATTTGTTGATGACAGGCTAGTGGGTCGAGTGGTGGTCGTTGTGGGGTGAGCGCAGATGCTGATTCGAGTCCTAACAACGTCAAATTGCTCGTGGGGATAGCAGACGAGATGCTGAAACAGAAAAACGTAGAATCTGTTCTTTTCGGTGGCAAGAGGGTTGGAGAGCAAAGCAATTCCGAGAAACTCGACTGGTTTGCTGCAGAACTTGTGCAAGAGCATCAGAGGAGGAGTTGCCGTATAGCTCCCACTGTTGCATTCAAGCAAGCTTCCTCGAAGGCTTCCCAAACAACAACGCTCAAATAATCAAAAACTAAAGCAGTAAGCTTCACCCGCTCCTTTTTTACTTTACGGTAGCATTTGTTTTCTTTACCAGTGACCTAAGCATGCTGATATCAACTAGGTCCCATTATGTTACAAACTGGAACAAAAT is a window of Ipomoea triloba cultivar NCNSP0323 chromosome 11, ASM357664v1 DNA encoding:
- the LOC115996823 gene encoding patatin-like protein 6; the encoded protein is MEFAHSNVVQTGGDLQEPSIDTDKLSYEIFSILESKFLFGYDDQKVWIPKTITPAVELGRNEAVSTSPAGDREDDGVQAIKNQRGKICVLSIDGGGMRSILSGKALGYLEQALKEKSGNPDARIADYFDVAAGSGVGGIFTAMLFGTKDQNRPIFTADDTWRFLAENGRKIYSSRGSSSNGIFRRLFSGGGPGSATAALEKAMREAFTVSDGKTKTGRNLTLKDTLKPVLIPCYDLSSTAPFLFSRADALETDSFDFRLWEVCRATSSEPGVFDPVCMRSVDGSTRCVAVDGGLAMCNPTAAAITHVLHNKQEFPFVRGVEDILVLSIGTGQLLEGSFKFEQVKGWKAKDWARPMARISGDCSAELVDHAVAMAFGHSRSTNYVRIQASGSSGGRCGVSADADSSPNNVKLLVGIADEMLKQKNVESVLFGGKRVGEQSNSEKLDWFAAELVQEHQRRSCRIAPTVAFKQASSKASQTTTLK